Genomic window (Onychomys torridus chromosome 5, mOncTor1.1, whole genome shotgun sequence):
GCCCATGCATTGTGGCTCAATGTAATGCCATCAAACACTCACTGCTCTGTGAGCTGACTGCAACAGGACAGGTTGAGGTGTTGGAGCCTTGGCCAGAACCTGGCTGCCTGGGCCCACCCCTCATCACTGAGGTGGCTGCAGTGACTCAATGCCAAGCGCTCCAGGCTGGGACAGCCCCTAGCCACAGCTACCAAGCCCACGTCTGTGAGTGCTGGCAGTAGGCTCAATGACAACTGCCTCAGCTGCGGGAACTGGAGCACCTGCACAAATAGGGGTACAGAATGGCACTGGGGCACAGAGCCTGGCCTTCCAGGCTCCTTGCTTCTACCAGAAACCAAAGAGAAAGGGACTCCAAGAACAAAGTGGGTTGGCCCAGTCCCCTAGCACCAGCCCTAATGTCCTCAGCTTATTCACACCTTGGCCAAACTGGCATCGGTCAGTTTGCTGCAGGCTGTGAGGTCCAACTCCTGCAGGGCCTGAAGCATGAGCAGGGAGGGGCCCTGTGACTCAGAATTAGGCTCCTGAGGGTCTGGGGCTTGATTTTCCACCTCTTGATGTAGCTGTGGGAAGAAACCACGGCTTCCCAGGTTCTTCATACGTTCTGCTAAAGATTCAGGAAgtgcagagggcagcagagacCACGGTCACCTCACCCTCCCTAACTTCAAGGATCTCATACCTGGGGACTTAGCACAGGCTCCTCACACGGCTCCTTCTGCCCCAAAAGCCCCCAGTCCTGGAGCTCCTTGCACCAAGCCAGGCGCAGGACTGACAGGTGAGGAAGGTAGGTACAGATGGCCTGCATGGTCTGGTTAGTGAGGGCCACACAGGAGGACAAGTCTAGCACTTTGAGGCTTgggcccagtgctgggatcatggaGAGCACTGAGGCATCCTAGGAGGAGGACAAAAGAAAAGGAGCAGCAGCTTGTGCCTCCATGCTTGGCAGGGTTGTCAGCAAGGGTCTGAATGAGAGAGAGCAACATGGTCCCTGTGTTGGTCGTGAAAGTCTGGAGTGAACAGGGTGGGCTGTGAGTGGTGGGAGACCTACATGAAGTTGCTGACACGAAGGCCAAGACTGTGTGGCACAAGAAAGGGTGTAGATCAGTATTTCTCAGGGAGCTGCATGCCTGTGCTCTGGGCCCGTTCCACAGGATGGGCTGAGGCAACACTGATCACAGCCCACTGGACCAGGGCTGGACAGGTGAACCAACCACATATGTTTCCTCTAGATTTTGAACCTGAAGCATCAGTgatgccaccaccatgagaagttgGCAGCAGGGGCTGAAAGCAGGGCACACACTCTGGGTGGAGACTCAGAGGGAGCTGTGGGGCATGGGGACTGGGAAAGCAGCTAAGAGATACTGGTGGCCAAGGGGTTGTTAGGGAGGGGTGCTTGCCATGAAATGAGCTGAGCTAAGTTTTAGGTTTGGAACGCTCTTGTCACAGTAAGAGGTTAAAGGGATAACCCACCAAAGAGGGGCCAGCTGACACTGTCAGAAATGAATGCCACCCATATGGCAATACTGAGAGCACTGTGAAGGGTTGGACTTCTGCCAAGCAGTGACTGGGAAGCTCCCGAGTGACCCGCCCCAAGGCCCTGCCTACTGAATATCTTCTTCAGTGCAATACCATACAAAACCTTCTATCgtttcttgatatttttttttccagatagggtttctctgtgagccctggctgtcctagaactcactttatagaccaggctggccttgaattctgagATCTGCCGGTCTCTGAGAtaaaagacgtgtgctaccatgcctgccaagttttctttctttctttttttttttttttttttttttggttttggttattcAAGACAGtgttaccctggctgtcctggatctcgctctgtagaccaagctgttctgcctctgcctctgcccccccccccccagtgggtGCTGTtaaggattacaggcgtgcaccactgcctctGTCACATTTTCTAACACTCTTTgggcttcctcctccttccagaACTCACACACAGTGTAGGACCACTTCAAGAGACAGGCCAGCAAGGACAGTggggacatgtgccaccacattaaCTACCTAAGCTGCTGTTGTCAGCCCCCCTGAGGCCACAGGCCCAGCTCCCCCAGGTGCCttggacaggaaggaagggaaagtaaCTCACCTTCAGTGAAGAGCAGTAAGCCAGCCTGAGAGAAGTCAgtgcaggtggagctctgtgagcaGAGCCTAGGACCTGGGCCAGTTCCCGACCGCTCACAAGACAGCACTCGGCCATGTCCAGGCTCTGCAGTTCGTGCAGGGCCCCCAGGGCTGCACAACCTGCATCAGTCAGCCGCTGCAGCTTCCTCAGACTCAAGTGCCGCAGGCGTTGTAGACCTCGGCTCACAGCCAAGAGTGCCCTGTCAGTCAGCTCTGAGCAGCCACTGAGGTCCAGGGAAGTAAGGCCGGGCTGCTGGTGGCACAGGGTGGCCACAGCCTCTGAGGAGAGGTCTCTACAGCTATGCAAGCTCAGCTCCTCCAGCTGCAGTCCAGTCACTTGGCCCAGGGCTTGTAGGGCCTCAGGAGGCAAGCCAGTACCACTAAGGTCTAGGGCACGCAGCCTGCCAGCTCGCTCTTTGACGAACTGGAGTAGGTTGTGGAAGGAAagctgggagggagaggaaacctgGGGGGTAATGGAGCCCCAGGTTGGGCCTAACTCGAAGGTTAGATGGCAGTAGGCCAAGGAGAGGCGCTCCAGACTAGGGAAACAACCACTGAGATGGTTGAAGCTGAGGTCAGTCAGGTCACGCAGGCAAGCCAGGTTA
Coding sequences:
- the Lrrc29 gene encoding LOW QUALITY PROTEIN: leucine-rich repeat-containing protein 29 (The sequence of the model RefSeq protein was modified relative to this genomic sequence to represent the inferred CDS: deleted 1 base in 1 codon): MADSLPLEMLTYILSFLPLSDQKEASLVSRAWYCAAQNALRETNVRYNIPVSSASLSAIKNLGLRGISHISLTNLDGSPASHQVLQSVAYHLGPHLESLCLGGGSPTEASFLALILGCPVLRTLDLSGCNSLFTSGTLLAQPETAQCVRKALSGLRDLNLACLRDLTDLSFNHLSGCFPSLERLSLAYCHLTFELGPTWGSITPQVSSPSQLSFHNLLQFVKERAGRLRALDLSGTGLPPEALQALGQVTGLQLEELSLHSCRDLSSEAVATLCHQQPGLTSLDLSGCSELTDRALLAVSRGLQRLRHLSLRKLQRLTDAGCAALGALHELQSLDMAECCLVSGRELAQVLGSAHRAPPALTSLRLAYCSSLKDASVLSMIPALGPSLKVLDLSSCVALTNQTMQAICTYLPHLSVLRLAWCKELQDWGLLGQKEPCEEPVLSPQLHQEVENQAPDPQEPNSESQGPSLLMLQALQELDLTACSKLTDASLAKVLQFPQLRQLSLSLLPALTDVGLVAVARGCPSLERLALSHCSHLSDEGWAQAARFWPRLQHLNLSCCSQLTEQTLDTIGQACKQLRVLDVAMCPRINMAAIRHFQAQLPQVTCIQSRFVGGADLTLTL